From Salvelinus fontinalis isolate EN_2023a chromosome 30, ASM2944872v1, whole genome shotgun sequence, one genomic window encodes:
- the LOC129828484 gene encoding hemoglobin subunit beta-2-like has protein sequence MVEWTDEERAAISNIFSKLDYDDIGQKSLSRCLIVYPWTQRYFGGFGNLYNAEAIMNNPLIAKHGTTVLHGLDRALKNMDDIKNTYAELSVLHSEKLHVDPDNFKLLSDCLTIVIAGKMGNAFTPEYQASFQKFLSVVVSALGRQYH, from the exons ATGGTTGAGTGGACAGATGAAGAGCGCGCGGCTATCTCCAACATCTTCTCCAAACTAGACTATGACGACATTGGCCAAAAGTCCCTGTCAAG GTGTCTGATCGTGTACCCCTGGACCCAGAGGTATTTCGGGGGCTTCGGCAACCTGTACAACGCAGAGGCCATCATGAACAACCCTCTGATTGCTAAGCACGGCACCACGGTGCTGCACGGTCTGGACAGAGCTCTGAAGAACATGGACGACATCAAGAACACATACGCCGAGCTGAGCGTTCTGCACTCCGAGAAACTGCACGTGGATCCCGACAACTTTAAG CtgttgtctgactgtctgaccatCGTCATCGCTGGGAAGATGGGCAACGCATTCACCCCCGAATATCAGGCATCCTTCCAGAAGTTCTTGTCAGTGGTGGTGTCTGCTCTGGGCAGGCAGTACCACTAG
- the zgc:163057 gene encoding hemoglobin subunit alpha-D-like encodes MLTDHEKELIAKIWDKMIPVASDIGAECLLRMMTTFPGTKTYFAHLDIRPRSPHLRSHGKKIVLAIAECSKDISSMMVTLAPLQTLHAYKLRIDPCNFKLLCHCILVTLAAHMGDEFDPVAHAAMDKYLSAFAAVLAEKYR; translated from the exons ATGCTCACAGACCACGAAAAGGAGCTGATCGCTAAAATTTGGGACAAAATGATTCCCGTGGCTTCCGACATCGGAGCTGAATGTCTTCTAAG GATGATGACGACTTTTCCCGGGACAAAAACATACTTCGCCCACCTGGACATCAGACCCCGGTCCCCGCACCTGCGTTCCCACGGGAAGAAGATAGTTCTCGCGATAGCTGAGTGTTCCAAAGACATCAGCTCGATGATGGTCACCCTGGCACCGCTCCAAACACTGCATGCCTACAAACTGAGAATAGACCCCTGCAACTTCAAG CTTCTTTGTCACTGTATCCTCGTGACTTTGGCCGCTCACATGGGTGATGAGTTCGATCCTGTCGCGCACGCAGCCATGGACAAGTACCTCTCGGCCTTCGCAGCCGTCCTTGCAGAGAAATACAGATAA